GTCCGGGAAGCCAAGAAGGAAGGGATCCATTTTTTTCTACAAAAGCCTATAAACCCCTCGAACCTGTATGATGTATTGTCCTGTGTATTCTTAGGTGAAATCCAGGCAAGTTACAAAGCACAACTGCAGCATAAAAATCTTGCCGGAGAGATAAGAAAATTGAAGGGGTCGAAAATCCTTCTGGTTGATGATACGATGACAAACCAGGAAATTGTTTTGGGACTTCTGCAGCACAGCGGCATTCTGATCGATGTGGCAAACAACGGCAGTGAAGCAGTGGCCGCACATCGCCGGAACCCGGAAAAGTATGACTTGATACTGATGGACATCCAGATGCCGGTCATGGATGGATACGAGGCAACCCGGCGAATTCGGGAACAAGACAATGACATTCCCATCATCGCCCTGACCGCCAACGCCATGAAAGAAGATATTATCAAAACCCAAAAAGCCGGCATGAACGACCATCTCAATAAACCCATTGATTTTGAAAAATTTTATAAAACCTTGCTGCAGTATATTTCCGCAAAAGAAGAAGAACCATCACAAGACCTTCCGGCAGAGACGGGGGACCTGGAAGAGGAGATAACATTGCCCGGGTTTGAGTTGTTAGATGTTGCCAAGGGGCTGAAAAATATGGCTGGTAACACAACTCTTTATAGAAAAATTATTTGGAACTTTAAAAATGATTACGCACACTTAAACCTTGAAAACTTGGACAATGACCGTTTTAAAAGAACAACGCATACCATTAAGGGCATCTGCGCCAATATCGGCGCAACGACTCTGCATGAAATCGCAAAAAATTTGGATGAAACCCAGGACAGGAGCATGGTGCCCCAATTCCATGCGGCCCTTGAACGCCTGATTGGGGAAATTGAAGAAAAAATGCCTGACACCGCATCGGCCCCTGCCCCAACACACCAGATCACAACCGAGAAAGGCCGGGAGTTACTGGACCGGCTCAAGGCGGCCATCGCATCTATGCAGCCGGTCCAATACGAACCCTTGTTAGAGGAGATATTCCGATACCGGTTCCCCGCTGAAATCAATGAAATCCTTTCCAGAGTCAAAGAGGCACTTGACGAATACGACTTTGACCAAGCCTTGAACATAATAGCAGAGATATGAAAATGAAAAATCGATATACGATTCTAGCCATAGATGACACAAAAAGCAATATTGAGATTCTGTTGACGCATTTAGGCACTCACTACAACGTCATTCCAGCCCTCACGGGTAAAAAAGCGCTGGACATTGCCGAAAAAAAACAAATTGATCTGATTCTTCTGGATATCGTAATGCCGGAATTAGATGGTTATGAGGTCTGTACCCTTTTAAAAGAAAACGAACTCACCAGGGCGATCCCGGTAATTTTCATCACAGCCCAGACCGGGGAGGATGCCATTGAAAAAGCGTATGACTCAGGCGGAATCGACTATATAACCAAACCCTTTCGTCCCAGAGAACTATTGGCGCGGATAAAGCGGGAACTGACCTTACAGCAGTTGATAAAAGACCTGGAAGCCTCAAAAGAAGAATTGCGGATTCTGGCAACCACAGACCCGATGACTAAACTGTACAATCGAAGATCATTTACCAATATCTGTGCAAACCTGCTTGCCCAAAGCAAACGAGAGTCCCAGGACATGTCAGTGCTGATGATCGACATTGACAAGTTTAAAGCCATCAATGACGCCCATGGCCACGCTGTAGGAGATACGGTAATCATCAACATGGCCGAAAGGCTGCGGAATATGTCGAGAAAAGGAGATATTGTCTGCCGCTATGGTGGAGAAGAATTTGTTTTACTTCTCCCGAATACACGCGTTGGCGGCGCCTGCACCCTTGGTGAAAAAATCAGACGGCAAATCGAAGAATCGATTGTGAAAACCGAATCGGGCGTACAACTTCACTTTACCGTCAGCATCGGCGCTGCTGAGGTTGATGTGCAGGCTGAAAACAATCT
This window of the uncultured Desulfobacter sp. genome carries:
- a CDS encoding diguanylate cyclase produces the protein MKNRYTILAIDDTKSNIEILLTHLGTHYNVIPALTGKKALDIAEKKQIDLILLDIVMPELDGYEVCTLLKENELTRAIPVIFITAQTGEDAIEKAYDSGGIDYITKPFRPRELLARIKRELTLQQLIKDLEASKEELRILATTDPMTKLYNRRSFTNICANLLAQSKRESQDMSVLMIDIDKFKAINDAHGHAVGDTVIINMAERLRNMSRKGDIVCRYGGEEFVLLLPNTRVGGACTLGEKIRRQIEESIVKTESGVQLHFTVSIGAAEVDVQAENNLEPALKRADIALYQAKEGGRNKLVSF